In Bombus pascuorum chromosome 13, iyBomPasc1.1, whole genome shotgun sequence, a single genomic region encodes these proteins:
- the LOC132913316 gene encoding uncharacterized protein LOC132913316: MSVFYQCIICQHPNATVIDLHNHHIQHHNPIELSQTIINLQGFKVVNDMKCTKKKYLQPINLGDNNNNENIYNHVFIKPEPKYKYKNEAINSPKKFTHDNCSINCSQFIAWERELYQRKEITDEEFFNITESLCTDLNKKKHRGRKKKDKTGVEETNIRNMLQQINTIIGIENTTVKQVKTEPCETATTSFWNNIDSTVNTTINEEFLVPKITNPIENTEKKQFTALEVVSTNTDTDVLTYHSSCNNFPWNSIITVNADEQEMSVDGKNIYSQPEQIDIANFL, translated from the coding sequence ATGTCTGTGTTCTACCAGTGCATTATTTGTCAGCATCCAAATGCTACTGTCATAGATTTACATAATCATCATATCCAACATCACAATCCAATAGAGTTATCGCAAACTATTATTAATCTTCAAGGCTTCAAAGTTGTGAATGATatgaaatgtacaaaaaaaaaatatttgcaaccTATAAATTTAGGtgataacaataacaatgaaaatatatacaatcaTGTTTTTATTAAACCTGAaccaaaatataaatataaaaatgaagcaATTAATTCACCAAAAAAATTCACCCATGATAATTGTTCGATAAACTGTAGTCAATTTATTGCTTGGGAACGTGAATTGtatcaaagaaaagaaataactgatgaagaattttttaatatcactGAAAGTCTTTGCACTGATCTAAATAAGAAGAAGCAtagaggaaggaagaaaaaagataaaacagGTGTAGAAGAgacaaatataagaaatatgttACAGCAAATCAATACAATTATAGGAATAGAGAATACAACTGTGAAACAAGTAAAGACTGAGCCTTGTGAAACAGCAACAACTTCATTTTGGAATAATATAGATTCCACCGTTAATACAACTATTAATGAAGAATTTCTTGTACCAAAGATAACAAATCCAATAGAAAATACTGAAAAAAAACAGTTTACAGCTTTGGAAGTAGTTAGCACTAATACAGATACAGATGTTTTGACATATCATTCATCATGTAATAACTTTCCTTGGAATTCTATTATTACTGTGAATGCTGATGAACAAGAAATGTCTGTTGAtggcaaaaatatttactctCAGCCAGAGCAAATTGACattgcaaattttctttaa